A genome region from Triticum aestivum cultivar Chinese Spring chromosome 2B, IWGSC CS RefSeq v2.1, whole genome shotgun sequence includes the following:
- the LOC123041128 gene encoding branchpoint-bridging protein: MASPSPPPPPAAADQRPHHPLFAAAAAASLLAVLYLPRPLLQLLLSPAPLSSVLLLVYLLRLGSPPPAATLAPPPPPLQERAPEVAPPPPPPPPPAKPQSVFLEPEFASWAPKGRALEVIHEEFEAEWGPEEMGLPWTSDSDSDSCSGSDDYDDGGGGGEEYGMIEIELEEDNLIEIDISRCR, encoded by the coding sequence ATGGCCTCCCcatcccctccgccgccgccggccgccgccgaccaACGGCCCCACCACCCCCTCttcgccgcggccgcggccgcctccCTGCTCGCCGTCCTCTACCTCCCTCGGCCGCTCCTGCAGCTGCTCCTCTCCCCCGCCCCGCTCtcctccgtcctcctcctcgtctaCCTGCTCCGCCTCGGCTCCCCGCCACCTGCCGCGAcccttgctcctcctcctcctccgctgcagGAGAGAGCCCCGGAGGTcgccccgcctccgcctccgccgccgccgccggcgaagcCCCAGAGCGTGTTCCTGGAGCCGGAGTTCGCGTCGTGGGCGCCCAAAGGCCGCGCTCTGGAGGTGATCCACGAGGAGTTCGAGGCGGAGTGGGGGCCGGAAGAGATGGGCCTGCCCTGGACGTCGGACTCCGACTCGGACAGCTGCAGCGGCAGTGACGactacgacgacggcggcggcggcggggaagagtACGGGATGATCGAGATCGAGCTGGAGGAGGACAACCTCATCGAGATCGACATCTCGAGGTGCCGGTGA